A single genomic interval of Gossypium raimondii isolate GPD5lz chromosome 11, ASM2569854v1, whole genome shotgun sequence harbors:
- the LOC128034978 gene encoding 50S ribosomal protein L2, chloroplastic-like → MAIHLFKTSTPGTRNGAVDSQVKSNLRNNLIYGQHRCGKGHNARGIITARHRGGCHKRLYRKTDFLRNEKDIYGRIVTIEYDPNQNAYICLIHYGDGEKRYILHPRGAIIGDTIVSGIEVPIKMGNALPLSAV, encoded by the coding sequence ATGGCGatacatttattcaaaacttCTACCCCAGGCACACGCAATGGAGCCGTAGACAGTCAAGTGAAATCCAATCTAAGAAATAATTTGATCTATGGACAGCATCGTTGTGGTAAAGGTCATAATGCCAGAGGAATCATTACCGCAAGGCATAGAGGGGGATGTCATAAGCGTCTGTACCGTAAAACTGATTTTCTACGAAATGAAAAAGACATATATGGTAGAATCGTAACCATAGAATACGACCCTAATCAAAATGCATACATTTGTCTCATACACTATGGGGATGGTGAGAAGAGATATATTTTACATCCCAGAGGGGCCATAATTGGAGATACCATTGTTTCTGGTATAGAAGTTCCTATAAAAATGGGAAATGCCCTACCTTTGAGTGCTGTTTGA